From the Paenibacillus sp. FSL H8-0548 genome, one window contains:
- the ileS gene encoding isoleucine--tRNA ligase, with product MQRVDVKERARSRELRVLEQWKTEDTFKQSITNREGKPNFVFYEGPPTANGAPHIGHVLGRVIKDFICRYKTMAGYRVIRKAGWDTHGLPVELGVEKQLGISGKQEIEEYGVEKFVKKCKASVFEYEKQWRELTEAIAYWTDLDNPYITLKNEYIESVWHILSTIHGKGLLYRGHRVSPYCPDCQTTLSSHEVAQGYEDVKDLSATAKFKLAESGEFILAWTTTPWTLPANVALAVNPELDYIRAAKNGEVYIVAQNLAESVLKEEYEILSVVKGAELVGLSYEPPFNYMAIDKGHIVIAGDFVSDTSGTGIVHIAPAHGEDDYRVSRENGISMLSVVDLAGRYVAEVTDFAGRFVKDSELDIDIVKNLSERGLLYSKERYEHSYPFCWRCKTPLIYYAMESWFIKTTAVKDQLIANNNGVDWYPGHIREGRFGKFLEDLVDWNISRNRYWGTPLNVWVCDVTGKEYSPSSIADLRAMAIGDVPEDIELHKPYVDDIKLRSPFAEGAEMTRTPEVIDVWFDSGSMPFAQQHQPFENDQQFAEQYPADIICEGIDQTRGWFYSLLAVSTLYNGKAPYKAVISTGHILDENGQKMSKSKGNVIDPWEIINEYGTDAFRWALLADSAPWNSKRFSRGIVGEAKSKVIDTIVNTHAFFALYASIDGYQYAEHEETTSSNKLDRWIISRLNSLIKTVNKGLEVNDFLNPAKSIELFVDELSNWYIRRSRDRFWGSGLSAEKLAAYQTLRSVLLTLSRVIAPYAPLLAEDVYGNLGGAGSVHLADYPKADEAAIDETLEQDMESAKQIVELARNVRNETGIKTRQPLSELIVSLDRDFDVAGYEEIVKDEINVKAIIVQNSDSGFVDFTLKLNLKVAGKKYGKNVGAIQAQLKGLDAEQTRSIVNGNSFAFTSAEGEQLAISVDELLVEKQAKSGFASASGNGVTVALNTDITPELEQEGLVREVIRAVQDTRKKLDLPIEKRIDLVLDVDSELKAALEAFKEVLHDNVLVQTVTYEVVAEMEKVAIGNKEIGIFIRG from the coding sequence ATGCAACGCGTAGATGTTAAGGAGCGTGCACGCAGTCGTGAACTGCGTGTGCTGGAGCAATGGAAAACAGAGGATACCTTTAAACAATCGATTACTAATCGGGAAGGCAAGCCAAACTTTGTGTTTTATGAAGGGCCTCCGACTGCAAACGGCGCTCCGCATATCGGTCACGTGCTTGGTCGTGTAATCAAAGATTTTATTTGTCGTTACAAGACGATGGCAGGCTACCGGGTTATTCGTAAAGCGGGCTGGGATACACATGGACTTCCCGTTGAGCTTGGCGTTGAGAAGCAGCTGGGTATTTCCGGCAAGCAGGAGATCGAGGAGTACGGTGTAGAAAAGTTTGTGAAAAAATGTAAAGCCAGCGTATTTGAATACGAGAAGCAGTGGCGCGAGCTTACAGAAGCTATTGCTTACTGGACTGATTTAGACAATCCGTATATCACACTAAAAAATGAATATATCGAAAGTGTTTGGCATATTTTATCAACGATTCATGGTAAAGGCTTGTTATACCGCGGTCACCGCGTAAGTCCTTATTGCCCGGATTGTCAAACGACACTGAGTTCACATGAGGTAGCGCAGGGCTATGAGGATGTTAAGGATTTAAGTGCAACAGCGAAATTCAAGCTTGCTGAGTCGGGTGAATTCATTCTGGCTTGGACGACAACGCCTTGGACGCTGCCAGCAAACGTAGCGTTAGCAGTTAATCCAGAGCTAGATTACATTCGGGCAGCTAAGAACGGCGAAGTTTATATCGTTGCTCAAAACTTAGCGGAGAGTGTTCTGAAGGAAGAATATGAAATTTTGTCTGTTGTTAAAGGTGCTGAGCTAGTAGGCCTTAGCTATGAGCCGCCATTTAATTATATGGCCATCGATAAAGGACATATTGTCATTGCTGGCGATTTCGTCAGTGACACCAGCGGTACAGGTATCGTTCATATTGCTCCTGCACACGGTGAGGATGACTATCGGGTTTCACGGGAGAATGGCATCAGCATGCTGAGTGTTGTTGATTTGGCAGGACGGTATGTAGCAGAAGTAACAGACTTTGCAGGTCGTTTCGTTAAAGACAGCGAGCTCGACATCGACATCGTGAAAAACTTAAGCGAACGCGGTTTGCTTTATTCCAAAGAGCGCTATGAGCATAGCTATCCGTTCTGCTGGCGCTGCAAAACACCATTGATTTATTATGCAATGGAGAGCTGGTTTATTAAGACGACTGCAGTTAAGGATCAACTCATCGCCAACAATAATGGTGTGGACTGGTACCCAGGACATATTCGCGAGGGTCGCTTTGGCAAGTTTTTAGAGGATCTGGTGGATTGGAATATTAGCCGCAACCGCTACTGGGGTACGCCTCTGAATGTGTGGGTCTGTGATGTGACAGGCAAGGAGTATTCACCAAGCAGCATTGCTGATTTGCGTGCGATGGCTATCGGTGATGTGCCGGAGGATATTGAGCTTCATAAGCCATACGTGGATGATATTAAGCTGAGATCACCATTTGCTGAGGGAGCGGAAATGACTCGCACGCCAGAAGTTATTGATGTTTGGTTCGACAGCGGATCAATGCCGTTCGCGCAGCAGCATCAGCCTTTTGAGAACGATCAACAATTTGCTGAACAATATCCGGCTGACATCATTTGTGAAGGTATTGACCAAACGCGGGGCTGGTTCTACAGTCTGCTTGCGGTTTCAACGCTTTACAATGGCAAGGCACCTTATAAAGCCGTTATCTCGACAGGTCATATTTTGGATGAAAATGGACAAAAAATGTCCAAATCGAAGGGGAATGTTATCGATCCTTGGGAAATCATCAATGAGTACGGAACCGATGCATTCCGCTGGGCTCTTCTTGCAGATAGCGCGCCTTGGAACAGCAAACGCTTCTCACGCGGTATTGTTGGCGAAGCCAAATCAAAGGTTATCGATACGATTGTAAATACGCATGCGTTTTTCGCGTTGTATGCATCCATCGACGGTTATCAATATGCTGAGCATGAAGAAACGACGTCGAGCAACAAGCTTGATCGCTGGATCATCTCGCGCTTGAACAGCCTAATCAAAACGGTAAACAAAGGACTGGAAGTAAATGACTTCCTGAACCCAGCCAAATCGATCGAGCTATTTGTTGATGAGCTTAGCAATTGGTATATTCGCCGTTCACGTGATCGTTTCTGGGGAAGCGGACTGTCGGCAGAGAAGCTTGCTGCATACCAGACGCTGCGGAGCGTATTGCTTACACTCTCCCGTGTCATTGCACCTTATGCGCCATTGCTCGCGGAGGATGTTTACGGAAACCTCGGCGGAGCTGGAAGCGTCCATTTGGCGGATTACCCTAAAGCGGATGAAGCTGCAATCGATGAAACATTAGAGCAGGATATGGAAAGCGCGAAGCAAATCGTAGAGCTCGCACGCAATGTGCGCAATGAAACAGGGATAAAAACGCGCCAGCCTCTATCGGAGCTGATCGTTTCTCTGGATCGCGACTTTGATGTGGCAGGCTACGAGGAGATCGTGAAGGACGAGATTAATGTAAAAGCGATCATCGTCCAAAACTCAGACAGCGGCTTTGTTGATTTTACGCTGAAGCTGAATTTGAAGGTTGCCGGCAAAAAATATGGCAAAAACGTAGGTGCTATTCAAGCTCAGCTGAAGGGCTTGGACGCTGAACAAACGCGCAGCATCGTTAATGGCAACAGCTTCGCTTTCACAAGTGCAGAGGGCGAGCAGCTTGCGATTTCAGTGGATGAGCTGTTAGTGGAGAAGCAGGCGAAGTCAGGTTTTGCTTCTGCATCTGGC
- a CDS encoding DivIVA domain-containing protein, protein MPLSPLDIHNKEFGRRLRGYDEDEVNEFLDQVIKDYESLIRENKEMQNQVLGLQERLNHFTNIEETLSKTIIVAQEAADEVRSNAKKEAQLIIKESEKNADRIINDSLAKSRRVSLEVEELKKQASVYRARFRTLVEAQLELLTVDGWDTLEPQASRHSEHELTRG, encoded by the coding sequence ATGCCACTATCGCCATTGGACATACATAACAAAGAGTTTGGCCGGAGATTACGCGGCTATGACGAGGATGAGGTAAACGAATTTCTCGATCAGGTTATTAAAGATTACGAATCGCTCATTCGTGAAAATAAAGAGATGCAGAATCAAGTGCTTGGGCTGCAAGAAAGATTGAATCATTTTACGAATATAGAAGAAACACTTAGCAAAACAATCATCGTCGCACAGGAAGCGGCTGACGAGGTGAGAAGCAATGCGAAGAAGGAAGCGCAGCTGATCATCAAGGAGTCAGAGAAAAATGCTGATCGAATTATTAATGATTCACTAGCGAAATCACGCAGGGTTTCTCTTGAGGTGGAAGAGCTTAAGAAGCAAGCCTCAGTATACCGTGCTCGTTTCCGTACACTAGTTGAAGCACAGCTTGAGCTGCTTACTGTTGATGGTTGGGATACACTGGAGCCGCAGGCTTCAAGACATTCCGAGCATGAGCTTACAAGAGGTTAA
- a CDS encoding YggT family protein, whose protein sequence is MFNSVGNVIDTLQSIYSFMIIGYVLLSWLPNARESFIGVFLGKMVEPYLGIFRRFIPPIGGMLDLSPIIALFALRFVASGLTAVIEFLIP, encoded by the coding sequence TTGTTTAATAGTGTGGGAAATGTAATAGATACACTACAAAGTATCTACAGCTTTATGATTATTGGTTATGTGCTGCTGTCGTGGTTGCCTAATGCTCGTGAAAGCTTTATTGGCGTATTTTTGGGCAAAATGGTAGAGCCTTATCTCGGGATTTTCCGGAGATTTATTCCTCCTATTGGGGGTATGCTGGATCTGTCGCCGATCATTGCACTGTTCGCTTTGCGTTTCGTAGCTAGCGGTTTGACTGCAGTAATCGAATTTTTGATACCTTAA
- the sepF gene encoding cell division protein SepF, with protein MSVMNRFMSFLGLQDEEEIVERERVVQPEEQEAETSPFEARKTTKSNNVVSIHSQKNVRVVLSEPRSYDEAQEIADHLRSRRAVIVNLQRVRSDLAVRIVDFLSGTVYALNGSISKLGPNIFLCTPDSVEIQGAITEMLAEENDYNKMR; from the coding sequence ATGAGCGTCATGAACCGATTTATGAGCTTTCTCGGTCTCCAGGATGAGGAAGAGATAGTGGAGAGAGAACGTGTTGTACAGCCGGAAGAACAAGAAGCTGAAACCTCTCCGTTCGAAGCACGTAAAACTACAAAGAGTAACAATGTCGTCAGCATACACTCGCAGAAAAATGTACGAGTTGTGCTTAGTGAGCCCCGTTCATATGATGAAGCGCAAGAAATAGCGGATCATCTTCGCTCGCGCCGTGCCGTCATTGTTAATCTACAGCGCGTTCGGAGCGATCTCGCCGTGCGCATTGTTGATTTCCTAAGCGGTACAGTGTACGCTTTAAACGGAAGCATCTCTAAGCTTGGCCCTAATATTTTTCTATGCACGCCGGATTCAGTTGAAATTCAAGGTGCTATAACGGAAATGCTGGCGGAGGAGAACGACTACAACAAAATGAGGTGA
- a CDS encoding YlmH/Sll1252 family protein gives MKEGIYDHFHPDEKPFVARAEEWIERSAQQHELKRTDFLDPRQAQILMALANRNPDVTVRLDGGYDQAERRRVIIGPDYRSLDDEAMGICVLVVNGPGQAQLELDHGDFLGALLGLGIKRDRIGDIHVHEHFCHIVVMDEIADYLNIQLRQVHRINVLTDVVSLAELKIVVPKLEEMNLSVASMRLDGIASDVYRISRSKIVDPIRAGRCRVNWKSEEDPSKQLRGGDVVSFKGLGRFKVLEMDGVTKKGRIRVKIGKFI, from the coding sequence ATGAAAGAAGGCATATACGATCATTTTCATCCCGACGAGAAACCTTTTGTCGCTCGGGCAGAGGAATGGATAGAGCGGTCCGCACAGCAGCATGAGCTGAAGCGGACCGATTTTTTAGACCCGAGACAAGCGCAAATATTGATGGCTTTGGCTAATCGGAATCCAGATGTCACTGTTCGTCTAGATGGCGGCTATGATCAAGCGGAGCGCAGGCGAGTTATTATTGGTCCGGACTATCGAAGCCTTGATGATGAGGCAATGGGAATTTGTGTGCTTGTCGTAAATGGACCAGGACAGGCTCAGCTTGAGCTTGATCACGGTGACTTTTTGGGTGCGCTGCTCGGACTGGGCATTAAGCGCGACCGAATTGGCGACATCCATGTTCATGAGCATTTTTGTCATATTGTCGTTATGGATGAAATTGCTGATTACTTGAATATTCAGCTTAGACAGGTTCACCGTATTAATGTGCTGACAGACGTCGTTTCATTGGCTGAACTCAAAATAGTCGTTCCAAAGCTTGAAGAGATGAACCTATCGGTTGCTTCCATGCGATTGGATGGAATTGCGAGCGACGTTTATCGGATCAGCAGGTCTAAGATTGTGGACCCGATTCGAGCAGGCAGATGCAGAGTGAATTGGAAATCCGAGGAGGACCCTTCCAAGCAGCTCCGCGGGGGAGATGTGGTGTCGTTCAAGGGGCTTGGCCGTTTTAAAGTGCTGGAGATGGATGGAGTGACAAAAAAGGGCAGAATTCGTGTCAAAATAGGCAAGTTTATTTGA